From Oncorhynchus keta strain PuntledgeMale-10-30-2019 chromosome 8, Oket_V2, whole genome shotgun sequence:
TGTCTATTTTCTGGTACAGTAGGTCTAAGTACTGGTCTAATGGTCTTACCATTTTAACTCTACCTTTCCAAAGTAGGATATATCTATAGCACAACACGTTTAAACCAATAGACACACAGGCAGAGACACTGTCACTGCAGTGATTGTTGCTCTAGGGCCTATACATCAGAATAAGGTCCTGTTATTGTCGTGTCGTGTGTAAAAAATAATACTTTGCGACTAGAGCCATTTTAAGTTCCAGCTTACTACGATACAAAACTGAAGACATTTGAATTAGAATGCCAATCCAAAACGTCAACAAACTAAAAAAAAATCAAGTAACGCTTCGTACTAATTGAGCTACTAAATAGAGACTGGTGTCAAATGAACTGTAGGAATGAGTGACACCCAGGTGTGCCACATACAGTGATAACAACCCTGTCATACCTTTAATATCCCCTTACGTCAGCCCTCTCCCTTAGTCACTCGGTTTAATTAACTACTCATTCAACATGTCTTACAGCTCCTACTTCCTAAATAGAAAAGGCCTGCGATATCCAGTGCTGCTGTCCCCATTTCTTTCATCCTTATATCGGATGGTAATAATAGCTGTGTGACCCACAATGTGAGGGAAATTAATCAAAATGACTTTTACAAAGTTAATGGATGTAaagaagcaaaaaaaaaaaaaaaaaaaagatatattcgCAGAGCTTTTAACAGACGTCCTCTACGCATGAGAGACAAGGACAAGCTGAGAGGGGACAAGCTGAGAGGGGAGCTAGCAACCAAGCCAACTGATTTACTCCCTCCTTGCCTGCAGTAAAACCAGAATGACATCTGAGAGACAAACAGGACTATGAGTTATGCATCTTATCATCACACAAATTTCACCCCCCCCTCCGATTGCAAATATGCTGATTAGATAACCGGTCTGTGCCCCTAAATCAAGAGTCTATTCTATTCGTTTTGCACCAGGCTAACTCAAGTCTGGATTCATCCATTAATCTGGATTAGATAGATTAAAAGACGGATCTATGTGAATTGAAATGGCTCCATCAGCACCTTGTGACTAGAGGGTGAAACCCCAATAAGGCCGCCACCATGTTAACTCATGCCCCTTTTAAACATCTTGTCAAAACCACAAAAGACAAGAGAGGAAAGAGAACTCTGTTACTCCAGGTTTATCATCATTCATAAAATAATGACTTATTTAGATTggggaatatttttttatttatttattttttaaatctcccCATATTTCAATTCAAACGGAAAATGCAAAGACAAAGTCTAAGGTGTTTGGCCAGTCGGCCCCTACAGGGGCCAGTGACCCTTGTAGCCTGTGATACCTGGAGTAACAGACACTACAGGAACAGCAGTGTCAAGAGCCCAGAGCAAACAGAGGAACCCACTGATTCAGTTCAGTCAAGCCAGCTACACCCAGGGCaccaggtagcctggtggtccGCACTGGTACCTGTGAAGACGATCTTGGGAACGTCCAGAATGGTGCCAAATGACGCCGTTTTACGGTGGCCTCGTTTATACTGGGGACGTGCTGcaacagatacacatacacacacagctggcGTACACATGCATGCAGACAAAGAGAGGGCCCAGAGCTGGAGCATACATGTCGGACGGtgccctctccccctcactgGACTCTACTGGCACGCAAAGCATAAAAGTACATGCGCATTGCACGGGAAGCATGCGTCCTGTGGTTAGTCGATTGGTTCGACATCACAGTGCTAGCGATGCGGATTTAGGCCCGGCATGGGAAGTCTGAGCACAGACATGTTAGGCATTCAGCTACACGTAGCAAGCAGTTTGAATGTACTAATAGGAATATTTACTATGAATGCACTTAGAAAAGATGATCAAATCATATAGATGGCTCTGAAGATTGTAATATAAATATAGAACATTTGATTTATACACAGTAACTACAGCATAATTGATTTAACTATTGAAGAGCTTTGAGGATATACAGATTAAAGCTAAATACCTGATTATTATTCAGATGATATACCATTGACAACAATAACACATGGACCGTTGAAAATAATTGACATCGCAAAAACATTCTCAAAAGAAAGCTGGAAAGAAAGCATGAGGGAAAACCCTGACAAGAGACTTAATTATAGCTTTTTCATTCCAAACAGTATTTGACTGCCTCCAAAGCTTAACATTTAAACATGACAGGGCTGATGATGAATACAAGACCTCCTCTCAGCCGCCGATCTGtgtgagggaggggagatgatTGGCACCAGTGCCGAGGGGCATATGGAGGCGCTTATATGAGGGGTGAGGCATGCAGTTTGACGGAGAGGGAGACATGATAGTCGCTTCTAACGGCATAGACATTTCTCCATCTCTCGTATTGGGATGAAACCCACTTCAGTAGCTGATGTAAGAttactgtatgtatgcatgtatctATCGAGCTCTTACAGAATGCCATGGGCAGTTTATGTAAAACATTTGCATATTCATATGTACATCTCTGAGGACTATATCGTTGGCTGGCCAACTTCAATGTTACAGAATCTGTATCTCCATCAGTGTTGGGGTCgtaattaaaatgtttttaataTATTACCCATTACATCTTTTAACAATAACAAATTACTTGACTTATTACTCCCTGGGGAAAGTAATTAGTTCCACTACTTGTTATATTACTTTTGCATTACACCCTCAAAAACGTTGTGTGTTCTCACTCAATGTAAACAATGTAGACCTAAAgcacggtctaaggcactgcacctcagtgcaagaggcgtcactacagtcactggttcaaatccaggctgtatcacatcttggctgtgattgggagtcccacagggcagcgcacaattggcccagcatcgtccgggttcgttgtatcattgtaaataagaatttgttcttaactggcttgcctagttaaataaaggttacatttttttaaagtaaaaaaGTAGCCCAGTAATGACAGATTCTACTGTCGATAAGGGCAGCATTTCCTCAACTACATACCCAGCTACACGTTTGTTGAGCTCTCCATGGGTTACAGCGTGTCCTCCAGAACGATTCAAATCAAGTCTTGTTTGGATGAGATAGGCCTAAAGCAGGGATCGTCAAACtaaccgcaagaagcccaaacataaaatatttgactaaaacaatcatttcaaaccttgcttacatttgtatacgatcacgtctctctattatgcgtgggaatacttgtgAACAGATAaatcttattttttttaattgtataacttataacacacacagtacctgtcaaaagtttatacacacctactcattcaagggtttttctttatttgaccattttcgacattgtagaataatagtgaggacatcaaaactatgaacacatatggaatcatgtagtaaccaaaaaggtgttaaacaaatcaaaatatattttatatttgaaattcttcaatgtagccaccctttgccttgatgacagctttgcacactcttggcattctctcaaccagtttcatgaggtagtcacaagGAATGCAGGTTAACAGGTGTGccctgttaaaagttcatttgtggaatttctttccttcttaatgcatttgagccaatcagttgtgttgtgacaaggtaggtgtggtatacagaagataaccctatttggtaaaatagaccaagtccatattatggcaagaacagctcaaataagcaaagagaaatgacagtccatcaattactttaggacatgaaggtcagtccatccaGAAAAGCTGCAGTCGGAAAAACCATCAAGTGGTATGAtgactggctctcatgaggacgaccacaggaaaggaagacccagagttacctctgaaattgcagcccaaataaacgcttcacagagttcaagtaagaggcacatctcaacatcaactgttcagaggagactgtgtgaatcaggccttcgtggtcgaatttcTACAAAGAAACCATTACTGAATGTCacaaataagaagagacttgcttgggccaagaagcacaagcaatgtctttgtgagaagcagagtaggtgaacagattatctccacatgtgtggttcccacggtGATGCATGAAGGAGGTGgcgtgatggtgctttgctggggacaatgtctgtgatttatttagaatttaaggcacattTAACCCACATGGCTACCAACGCATCCTGCAACGATaccgtcatcccatctggtttgtgcagtgtaagggctatttaaccaaggaAAGTGAtggatgacctggcctccacaatcacccgacctcaacccaattgagatggtttgggatgagttggaccgcagagtgtaGGAAAAACAGccgacaagtgctcagcatatgtgggaactccttcaagacggttggaaaagcataccaggtgaagctggttgagagaatgccaagagtgtgcaaagctgtcatcatggcaaaggatggttactttgaagaatctctgacatttgtttaacacgtttttggttactacatgattccatgtgttattttgtagttttgaTGTCACCACTgttgttctacaatgtaggaaatagtcaaaataaagaaaaaaccttgaatgagttggcgtgtccaaacttttgactggtactgagcaagtgccttcagaaagtattcataccccttgacctaATCCAcattgttgcgttacagcctgaattcaatatttttttctgacccatccacacacaatacctcataatgaacatgtttttagaaattttagcaaatgtattgaaaaggaAATACAGAATtcccatttacataagtattcacaaccctttgCTTTGaaactccaaattgagctcaggtgcatccaatatCCTTTGATTATCTTTGAGATGTCActagaacttgattggagtccacctgtggccaattcaattgtttggacatgatttggaaggaAACACATCTGTCtagataaggtcccacagttgacagtgtcaAAGCAGAAAGTCCAAGGAACTGACTGTTGATCTCCGAGATAGAATTGTgacgaggcatatatctggggaGGGGTATACAACTATTTCTAATGAGATATGAGATATTTCAGTATTTAATTAGCAACAATTTTatttctaaaaacacgttttcactttgccattatggggtagtgtgtgtaaaaATCTGtttaatccatttgaattcaggctgcaacacaacaaaatgtggaatcagccaagtggtatgaatactttctgaaggcaccgtaattatattttattttgtttattttagcTCAGAAAACTCTAGGCCAAATAAAACCAGGGCTGCCAGTTGGGGAACACTGGACGACAGTAATCTTCAGCAGCAGTGGTCAGGTctcggggggggggggtcttcCACTAAGAGTTTTGTGTTGGCTTGTTGCCTTTGCAGGTGCTTCAAGAGATTGGACGTCGTGTTTCTAGCAGTGGAGACGTGTGTTTCTCGCTTGGGCCCGGCTGACATTTTACAGTTATATTCTTGTCATTTTGTCCTACCAAATCAAAGTAATGGGCGCACTACCATGCTGAGAAGGTCAATGTCTTAGATGCTTCTGCCATTTTTCATCTCCCTCACTAAAACATTtattaaaagtgtgtgtgtataaaaacAGGAACTTGGTAAGAAGACAAATtcattatattttttatattacgCCAAGAGGGAATAAAATCACTCATATTTATGAGGATCAATAACTGTAATAGGAAGGGAATAAAGTAAATACCCATTTATTTGATCAGTAACTGTAATATTATTACTCAAATTGGAACGGTAACTCCGTTATATTAATCATTACCGCAAGATTTTACATTGTTACCCGCAACACCGATCTCCATACTCTACAGCAGTGTATGTGGTATGTGTTACGAAAATATGTAGACCTATACCTGTCCTCTTGCATAATCCATTGTGGGGTATGTAGGTTGTAGATCCTGACTTTACCTGCAGGAGCAAAAGGCACCCTGTGCTCCAGCTCTGACAGGTCTGCGCTCATTCTTTTGCTCTCGGAGGCCACCAGGCTGTGGGTTCGCCCCGACAGGCTCTCAACACTGCCCCCTCTGGACAGAGGCAGGCTCCGCAATGGGTCTCCCTGGAGAGCACAGACAAAACAGATACTGTTGGGCTACTGTACATTTGACTAATATTCACTTAGGTCACCAAATTATGGGCTAGAGTACTGATGGTTACTTCAAAATGACCATGATTACATTCATACGAGGCTTGTGTAAATCGTTTTGTTTACATCAACACAAACGTAATTGCCTTAATTTGTCTACCTTTTCTTTCTAGTCACTTGACAAAGTAAATTGTTCCAGTTTATTTGTTGTGGTAGAAATGGCTAGTAATGTACAGTACAGCTTACCTTTGGCCTGAACTGATGTGCAAACTGAGGTTTGATCTTGATTGTGTCGTTGCTCCCCTGAGAGTCCACATGCTCCATGTTTGTGTCACTCTTGCTGCTAGTGCAATCCACATAGGAACCTATAAAACCCAATGGAGAGGTAGTGAGACAACGGAGATATTGCCACATTACGTCAATGATGTGTCATGAAGGTAAAACTACAGTGCAGGTAATAAAAGCTTCCATTATTTCAAAGACATAgatttctatttatttatttaacctttaattgTAGCAGGGAGGTCCtttgagaccaaggtctcttttgcAAGGGAGCCCTGCATCTCAATAATAACCCAATCAGCAGCATAGGAGCAACATTACTCAGTAAAATACCTGTGCTGGAGGCTGAGTTACTCTGTCCTTCATCTGAATACTGGTAAGGGTATTGCAAAGGTTCATCAGATCCTGGGAAGCACTGGAAAAGAGGTTGACAGAGAATGTAAGAGTGCCATTACCAACACTGACCGGTAGATAAGCAGTCTGAGAACAGGACACTACGGAAAGAGTCCTGCATGCATCCAGGGTTAGTGTCGGCATAGAATTAAAAAACACTGGAATGGACATTGTGGCGGTCAATGACTGCAGGATGGCCATCTTGGCCAAGCAATCTTTCATTTAATGCATCTctgagtatgagtgtgtgtctAGGAGGGTCTTTACCCTCATAAGATGGGTCATGATCTTGACTATCTCCTCCATGGAGGGCCTCTGGGAGGGGTCTTTGGACCAGCAGCGGGTCATCAGGCTCTCGATGGGCTTGGGAAGGCTCTTGATGAGCGGTGGCCGGGTGCCTGAACACCATCAACACAAACAGATAAGGACACATTAGATCAATATTTCATCTCTACGAATACAAACAATCACAAAACAGTCACAGTAAAACGTATGGAAACTCAAATCTTTTAACATGAGGACGTTCCAGAAAGTTCATTGCCGTACAAAACACGAAGAACACTTGCAAATGACAGCCCCTGCTGTGGAGGCTCTGCTAACGTGTCAGAGAAACGGGCGCAGCAGCAGTGTCGTGGCCCCAGGTGTGCTCCTGCTCTCAGACAGTCAGTGTTTCGTTTGCATTCTGCGACCAATCACTCTGTGTGTGACGGAAGAAACCGCGGGGAGCGCCTCACAGGCGAGTGTCTTTTAATTGCTCTTCATCGTCAGCCTCGTAACTCATTTAATCTCTCAGCAGGTCTCACTGGGGACCTGGCTCTGAAACACCAGGGCGATTGACATGTCAGCACCACCATGAACGAATTCACCTCCCCCACCTCCATCCCCACCACTTGAACTCACCGTTGTGCACCGCCCACATGATGCGGAAGGCCGGCCCACCGATCTCGTCAAAGGGCTTCCGACGCGTGATCACCTCCCAGAGAATGATTCCCCAGCTGAACACATCACACTTCTCACTGTAATTGCTGCCTGAAAgcacagaggagagaaagagctcCACTCAGGGCCTTTCAGATGGGGGGGAAAAAATGATGGGCTTGACATAGCTCTGATTGACTGATGAAAGGTAATTCTCTGAGGCACAGTTAAGTGAGGAGTGTTGAGGGAGGGGATGTTTATGGTAAAGCACAGGAAGCCTTTATTTGGTCTGCACCTTTAGACCACAAATGCGATGAAAATAAGGAGGCAATTTTACTTCAGGGCTTCTCCGGAGATGCATAATTACTGTGGCCATTACTGCGGAATTAAACTGCTCTTCACACACATGTTATGGCTGTTTCCAAAattacactctattccctatttagtgcactatttCTGACCAGGGCTCTGGACAATAGTAGTGCGCTATATAAAGGAATagtgtcatttgggactcagcTTAAAGTTGATGTGCTGCTTAGGCCTTTTGAAAACATTTCTCCCTGTGATGCAAATTAGCTTTAAGGAGGTCATTCTGGGGGCAAATGTGAGGTGCTTAATTGCATGGAGTCATGTTACTCCCTCAACAAACAAGATAATGACTACCTCATGTGTTTCCTCCTGACCGCCTCAATGTGTTTTGTAAAACAAAGTACATTAGGCGACCACTCGAGAGCATAGACTCAAACGCTACATTCTCTCAAGGATGAAACATTTCCTTCCATTCCAGTTTTTTCCCCAAGGATTTTTTTCCAGCAGCGGTGGCAAAGTTAGCAGAGACAAAATGTTGCTGTTTAAAAGctagtttcctgcaattctacacattttgccatggcttatgcTATCCGAGTGACTCAAACGTAACAAAATCAATGGGAATTGTACATTCTCCCGAACTGTCTTGGTTTTTATTTGGTAGTTCTTAAAGATGAtcttatttttaaaatatatagtgCCATTTCtctacatactttatatctggtttaaGTTGTTTAATTTAACAGTGAAACACTGCATTCACCTAAAAGTCTGTGTGCAGTAATCATGCATACCACTCAAGATATGAATGACTGTAAATTAAGAAAATACTAACAAAAGTTGGATAAAAATCCTGCTTTGAGAAATGTCTACGTGTTTGCTGTGCCTTCCAGTGATTAAGTGAGTGACAAATCGAAAGTGGAGCACTATTACAATTAATGAGCACTTCCACCACTAGACATGAGCTCTACTATAAAACACTCTGGTCTTAAC
This genomic window contains:
- the LOC118386791 gene encoding mitogen-activated protein kinase kinase kinase 7-like isoform X6; this encodes MLKICDFGTACDIQTHMTNNKGSAAWMAPEVFEGNNYSEKCDVFSWGIILWEVITRRKPFDEIGGPAFRIMWAVHNGTRPPLIKSLPKPIESLMTRCWSKDPSQRPSMEEIVKIMTHLMRCFPGSDEPLQYPYQYSDEGQSNSASSTGSYVDCTSSKSDTNMEHVDSQGSNDTIKIKPQFAHQFRPKGDPLRSLPLSRGGSVESLSGRTHSLVASESKRMSADLSELEHRVPFAPAARPQYKRGHRKTASFGTILDVPKIVFTASCEAQRRRSVQDLPGIGTESSQGSRNSSRSSSPSVRMVPPDKTSSRGYSFSPDDPTDTNGSDNSIPMAYLTLDHQLQPLAPCPNSKESMAVFEQHCKMAQDYLKVQTEIALLIQRRKELIAELDRDEKDQQNTSRLVQEHKKLLEENKSLSTYYQKCKKQLELIRAQQQKRQGTS